From Streptomyces chrestomyceticus JCM 4735, one genomic window encodes:
- a CDS encoding FAD-binding oxidoreductase, with protein sequence MKRRTILAAGGGLAAATAGFTTACSTETGHANAPGGAASGGVGLNTSSQAGRPPAAKASWDALRKSLDGKLIRAGEASYDAARRLYNTRYDNLKPAAVAYVRHPADIAECLSFARRYNAPVAIRNGGHSYAGWSSGNGKLIIDVSALNSVSAPSGGITRIGAGAKLIEVYEGLGKHNVTIPGGSCPSVGISGLTLGGGHGVASRAYGLTCDSLVGATVVTADGKTVECDAKRNSDLFWALRGAGNGNFGVVTELRFRTHVAPRSVMAYMTWPWAKATALLRSWQEWGPTQPDEIWSSLHLDAHPGGTPTVSVAAFSLGSYGDLQNAVDKLADRAGGPGPAKSVRLTPTSYLDAMESYAGCSTKSTEQCHLPGALPGRSATGKLARETYAARSDFYDRSLDAAGIRALLGQIEAASRKGVGGNASLTALGGAINRVRPTDTAFVHRRSRFLAQYLASWKAGGTGAAQSSWLDGIHGAMRRYASGAAYQNYTDAALTDWKKAYYGPAVGRLTELKRQYDPNGLFRTFPQAL encoded by the coding sequence ATGAAGCGGCGCACGATACTGGCAGCCGGCGGCGGACTCGCGGCGGCGACCGCCGGCTTTACCACCGCCTGCAGCACCGAAACCGGCCACGCGAACGCCCCCGGCGGCGCCGCGTCCGGCGGCGTCGGCCTCAACACCAGCTCGCAGGCGGGCCGGCCCCCGGCCGCCAAGGCATCGTGGGACGCACTGCGCAAAAGCCTCGACGGCAAGCTGATACGCGCCGGCGAAGCCTCGTACGACGCCGCCCGCCGCCTCTACAACACCCGTTATGACAACCTGAAGCCCGCGGCCGTCGCCTACGTCCGCCACCCGGCCGACATAGCCGAGTGCCTGTCCTTCGCCCGCCGCTACAACGCCCCCGTCGCGATACGCAACGGGGGTCACTCGTATGCCGGTTGGTCCAGCGGCAACGGCAAGCTGATCATCGACGTCTCCGCGCTGAACTCGGTCTCCGCGCCCTCCGGCGGCATCACCCGCATCGGCGCCGGCGCCAAGCTCATCGAGGTCTACGAGGGCCTCGGCAAGCACAACGTCACGATCCCCGGCGGCTCCTGCCCGTCCGTCGGCATATCCGGCCTGACCCTCGGCGGCGGCCACGGCGTCGCGTCCCGCGCCTACGGCCTGACCTGCGACAGCCTCGTCGGCGCCACCGTCGTCACCGCCGACGGCAAGACCGTCGAGTGCGACGCCAAGCGCAACAGCGACCTCTTCTGGGCGCTGCGCGGCGCCGGGAACGGCAACTTCGGCGTGGTCACCGAACTGCGCTTCCGCACCCACGTGGCCCCCCGCTCGGTCATGGCCTACATGACCTGGCCCTGGGCCAAGGCCACCGCCCTGCTGCGCTCCTGGCAGGAGTGGGGCCCCACCCAGCCCGACGAGATCTGGTCGTCCCTGCACCTGGACGCGCACCCCGGCGGCACCCCGACCGTCTCCGTCGCCGCCTTCTCCCTCGGCTCCTACGGCGACCTCCAGAACGCCGTCGACAAGCTGGCCGACCGCGCGGGCGGCCCCGGGCCCGCGAAGTCCGTACGTCTGACGCCCACCTCGTACCTCGACGCGATGGAGTCCTACGCGGGCTGCTCCACCAAGTCCACCGAGCAGTGCCACCTGCCGGGCGCCCTCCCCGGCCGCAGCGCCACCGGCAAGCTCGCCCGCGAGACGTACGCGGCCCGCTCCGACTTCTACGACCGCTCGCTGGACGCGGCCGGCATCCGCGCCCTGCTCGGCCAGATCGAGGCCGCGAGCCGCAAGGGCGTCGGCGGCAACGCGTCGCTGACCGCGCTGGGCGGCGCGATCAACCGGGTCCGCCCCACCGACACCGCCTTCGTGCACCGCCGCTCGCGCTTCCTCGCGCAGTACCTCGCGTCCTGGAAGGCGGGCGGCACCGGCGCCGCGCAGAGCTCCTGGCTGGACGGCATCCACGGCGCGATGCGGCGCTACGCCTCGGGCGCCGCCTACCAGAACTACACGGACGCGGCCCTGACCGACTGGAAGAAGGCGTACTACGGCCCGGCGGTCGGCCGCCTCACCGAGCTGAAGCGGCAGTACGACCCGAACGGGCTGTTCAGGACGTTCCCGCAGGCCCTGTGA
- a CDS encoding phosphatase PAP2 family protein has translation MAGLAMDGSNPDVDVLDGINSLAKDAPEWLNRATKFVGEYGLIAALAVLCLIAWWGARRRPDAPGAVAGLVWAPLAAGVALLANIPIRAVVERPRPFRVHAGLEVLIPGKTDFSFVSDHATLTMAVGVGLFIAHRVYGLIGIGLALLEGFCRVYMGVHYPTDVIGGFALGTAVALLLAPVAQAMLIPVATAVGRSPAWWLVRAGGPAPRAVAEPVTAVPPVAREERDEDLAA, from the coding sequence ATGGCTGGACTCGCAATGGACGGGTCGAACCCCGATGTGGACGTGCTCGACGGCATCAACAGCCTCGCGAAGGACGCGCCGGAGTGGCTCAACCGCGCCACGAAGTTCGTGGGGGAGTACGGCCTCATCGCCGCGCTCGCCGTGCTGTGCCTGATCGCCTGGTGGGGTGCGCGCCGGCGGCCGGACGCGCCGGGCGCGGTGGCGGGCCTGGTCTGGGCGCCGCTGGCCGCCGGGGTGGCGCTGCTGGCCAACATTCCGATCCGGGCGGTGGTGGAGCGGCCCCGGCCGTTCCGGGTCCACGCCGGACTGGAAGTACTCATTCCCGGCAAGACGGATTTTTCGTTCGTGAGTGACCACGCGACGCTGACCATGGCGGTCGGCGTGGGGCTGTTCATCGCGCACCGCGTGTACGGGCTGATCGGCATCGGCCTGGCGCTGCTGGAGGGCTTCTGCCGGGTCTACATGGGAGTGCACTACCCGACGGACGTCATCGGCGGCTTCGCGCTCGGTACGGCGGTGGCGCTGCTGCTGGCGCCGGTGGCGCAGGCGATGCTGATCCCGGTGGCGACGGCCGTGGGGCGCTCGCCCGCCTGGTGGCTCGTCCGGGCCGGCGGCCCGGCGCCCCGCGCGGTCGCCGAGCCGGTGACGGCCGTACCGCCGGTGGCGCGCGAGGAGCGGGACGAGGACCTGGCGGCGTAG
- a CDS encoding bifunctional lytic transglycosylase/C40 family peptidase: MRKYWVAGGVGVGLVLCFLALLVVGTYTAAAGLAGGAGRAVGLAKGAVPASYQPLVQKWGNLCPAINPALLAAQLYQESGWNPRAQSPAAAQGIAQFIPGTWASHGIDGNGDGRRDVWDPADAIPSAASYDCELAKYVKDVPGDPAHNMLAAYNAGAYRVIKAGGVPAISETQNYVKIITTLAKSFEAPVGRVPASRQAAAAITFAQEQLGKPYLWGGNGTPDQDGRFDCSGLTKAAYHSVDIELPRVANDQWNAGPHPKRDELLPGDLVFFAHDLNDPRSIHHVGIYVGGGYMINAPYTGAVIRFDKIDTPDYIGATRVTEDGAKALPRPNAA, translated from the coding sequence GTGCGCAAATACTGGGTGGCCGGTGGGGTCGGGGTCGGGCTGGTGCTCTGCTTCCTCGCGCTGCTCGTGGTGGGCACGTACACGGCCGCCGCGGGCCTGGCGGGCGGCGCGGGCCGGGCGGTGGGGCTGGCGAAGGGCGCGGTGCCGGCGTCGTACCAGCCGCTGGTGCAGAAGTGGGGCAATCTGTGTCCCGCCATCAACCCGGCGCTGCTGGCCGCCCAGCTCTACCAGGAGAGCGGCTGGAACCCGAGGGCGCAGAGCCCGGCGGCGGCGCAGGGTATCGCCCAGTTCATCCCCGGTACCTGGGCTTCGCACGGCATCGACGGCAACGGGGACGGCCGGCGGGACGTGTGGGACCCGGCGGACGCGATCCCGTCGGCGGCGTCGTACGACTGCGAGCTGGCGAAGTACGTGAAGGACGTGCCCGGCGACCCGGCGCACAACATGCTGGCGGCGTACAACGCGGGCGCCTACCGGGTGATCAAGGCCGGCGGGGTGCCGGCGATCAGCGAGACGCAGAACTACGTGAAGATCATCACGACCCTCGCCAAGAGTTTCGAGGCACCGGTGGGGCGGGTCCCGGCGTCCCGGCAGGCGGCCGCCGCGATCACCTTCGCGCAGGAGCAGCTCGGCAAGCCGTACCTGTGGGGCGGGAACGGTACGCCGGACCAGGACGGGCGGTTCGACTGCTCGGGGCTGACGAAGGCGGCATACCACTCGGTGGACATCGAGCTGCCCCGGGTGGCGAACGACCAGTGGAACGCCGGGCCGCACCCGAAGCGGGACGAGCTGCTCCCCGGGGACCTGGTGTTCTTCGCACACGATCTGAACGATCCGCGGTCCATCCACCACGTGGGGATCTATGTGGGCGGCGGCTACATGATCAATGCTCCGTACACGGGCGCGGTGATCCGGTTCGACAAGATCGACACACCGGACTACATCGGTGCGACCCGTGTCACCGAAGATGGCGCGAAAGCGCTGCCCCGGCCGAACGCTGCGTGA
- a CDS encoding ATP-binding protein: MCPSTEAACRPLTAGDFSLVFPPDPGWVRTARDAVRTAVRTAGRGGLADTALLLTSEVVTNAVNACRSGGCSEPVTLYGEWPGPGMLRVLVHDGAPGLPERRWCGHGATGGRGLYLVGACADDWGVCRHGPGGGKSVWFELGE; encoded by the coding sequence ATGTGTCCCAGCACCGAGGCCGCGTGCCGGCCGCTCACGGCCGGTGACTTCTCGCTCGTCTTTCCGCCGGATCCGGGGTGGGTGCGTACGGCCAGGGACGCGGTGCGTACGGCGGTGCGGACCGCCGGGCGGGGCGGGCTGGCCGACACCGCGCTGCTGCTGACGTCCGAGGTGGTGACGAACGCGGTCAATGCCTGCCGCAGCGGTGGCTGTTCGGAGCCGGTGACGCTGTACGGGGAGTGGCCGGGGCCGGGCATGTTGCGGGTGCTGGTGCACGACGGGGCGCCGGGGCTGCCGGAGCGGCGGTGGTGCGGGCACGGTGCGACGGGCGGGCGCGGGCTGTACCTGGTGGGGGCCTGTGCCGACGACTGGGGGGTGTGCCGGCACGGGCCGGGCGGCGGGAAGTCGGTCTGGTTCGAGTTGGGGGAGTGA
- a CDS encoding helix-turn-helix domain-containing protein: MAPRSQPTERQRRLGAELRKLRLAAGLSGDRAAALIDADRQRMSHIESGRVDVPRNGLYHLLRSYGCPEGPLFEALMAMAQDRGKGWWDAYRDVMDRRALDLAELEARSTAIRMHEPSVVPGMLQTADYARAMCVMAEGTDRNEAIDRYVDFRIARQHIIGPGTGTPYHAVIHEGALRTLIGSADIMRRQLRRLIEVARLPHVTIQVFPFTAGGFAAYSRLFSLFSGAAPELDTVRLEQPLGPVLLHDKQYVDKYSGIFTKLSELALPRVDPETKPESHEGRDSLTLIHHLVYTL; encoded by the coding sequence ATGGCCCCCAGAAGCCAGCCCACCGAGCGCCAACGCCGCCTCGGCGCCGAGCTGCGCAAACTCCGCCTCGCCGCGGGCCTCTCCGGCGACCGGGCCGCCGCCCTGATCGACGCCGACCGCCAGCGCATGAGCCACATCGAAAGCGGCCGCGTCGACGTCCCGCGCAACGGCCTCTACCACCTCCTGCGCTCCTACGGCTGCCCGGAGGGCCCTCTGTTCGAGGCGCTGATGGCGATGGCGCAGGACCGGGGGAAGGGGTGGTGGGACGCGTACCGGGACGTGATGGACAGGCGCGCCTTGGATCTGGCGGAACTGGAAGCACGCTCCACCGCCATCCGTATGCACGAACCCTCCGTCGTGCCGGGCATGCTGCAGACCGCCGATTACGCCCGCGCGATGTGCGTCATGGCGGAGGGAACCGACCGGAACGAGGCGATCGACCGCTACGTCGACTTCCGTATCGCCCGCCAGCACATCATCGGGCCGGGGACCGGGACGCCGTACCACGCGGTGATCCACGAAGGCGCGCTGCGCACGCTGATCGGCAGCGCGGACATCATGCGCAGGCAATTGCGCCGGCTGATCGAGGTCGCGCGCCTGCCGCACGTGACCATCCAGGTGTTTCCCTTCACCGCAGGCGGCTTCGCCGCGTACAGCCGCCTGTTCTCCCTGTTCAGCGGGGCGGCGCCGGAACTCGACACGGTTCGGCTGGAGCAGCCGCTCGGCCCGGTCCTGCTCCACGACAAGCAGTACGTCGACAAGTACTCCGGGATCTTCACCAAGCTGTCCGAACTCGCTCTGCCGCGTGTTGACCCGGAGACAAAGCCCGAGTCTCATGAGGGCCGGGACTCCCTGACTCTGATCCACCACCTTGTGTACACGTTGTAA
- a CDS encoding DUF397 domain-containing protein, whose amino-acid sequence MSQLVWRKSSYSAHPQDDCVEVAANPNGPILYRESDRPGEIARARPHTWSAFLDCVKAGSYDSVNTH is encoded by the coding sequence ATGTCGCAGCTCGTCTGGCGCAAGTCTTCGTACAGTGCGCACCCCCAGGACGACTGCGTGGAGGTGGCCGCGAACCCGAACGGACCGATCCTCTACCGGGAGAGCGACCGACCAGGGGAAATCGCCCGCGCCAGGCCGCACACCTGGTCCGCTTTCCTCGACTGCGTGAAGGCCGGCTCGTACGACAGCGTCAACACCCACTAG
- a CDS encoding DUF397 domain-containing protein, which produces MHRIARTWQKSSYSTHGNDDCVEVAASANGPVLYRESDRPGVVARVSAHTWAAFLRDVKAGSGRPERHVPVP; this is translated from the coding sequence ATGCACCGAATCGCGCGCACATGGCAGAAGTCGTCGTACAGCACCCACGGCAACGACGACTGCGTAGAGGTGGCCGCGAGCGCGAACGGGCCGGTGCTCTACCGGGAGAGCGACCGGCCAGGGGTGGTCGCCCGTGTGAGTGCCCACACCTGGGCCGCGTTCCTCCGGGACGTCAAGGCGGGCAGCGGACGCCCGGAGCGGCACGTGCCCGTCCCCTGA
- a CDS encoding DUF397 domain-containing protein has translation MPTTPTPPENLTWQKATDDESAPEYIEVAFGADGNVYLRTNTEPDNVVVTTRVKWDAFVLGVKAGEFDHFVGL, from the coding sequence ATGCCGACCACCCCCACTCCCCCCGAGAACCTCACCTGGCAGAAAGCCACGGACGACGAGAGCGCGCCCGAGTACATCGAGGTCGCCTTCGGGGCCGACGGCAACGTCTACCTGCGGACGAACACCGAGCCGGACAACGTCGTGGTCACCACGCGCGTCAAGTGGGACGCCTTCGTCCTGGGTGTGAAGGCGGGCGAGTTCGACCACTTCGTGGGGCTCTGA
- a CDS encoding SCO6880 family protein → MTTQSHPIAPRRTYLIGRARPNAIVGKNRETGEIALIIAGAFLGMVCGLLVPVLSLRIATLTGFPLLAIAAVYFPYRGRTFYKWFEINRSYRRTVRRGTTYRSGTAEAGTRLDGREVEIGPPPGIGRINWLTAPFGPDEIAVLLHADRRTVTAAIEIEGPGVGLRDSEDQEALVERFGTLLKHVANGDGFVTRLQMLARTLPADPDAHAKDVAQRGNPDSPAWLQESYDQLQSMVSTSSEQHRAYLVACMHYTRELAAEAHTMARAAHLHNGGLIRKKLDRDAGLAVVMARELTDICARLAEADIRVRQPLGQSRLSSLVHSMYDPDHPIDHIQAMSQRNAWPAELDAMEPTYLQAKTRESATRAPWCHATAWVKEWPLTPVGVNFLAPLLVHTPDVIRTVAVCMDLEPTEIAIERMLTEKTNDDAEASRAAKMNRVVDPRDVAHHGRVDQRGEDLASGAAGVNLVGYITVSSRSPEALARDKRTIRASAGKSYLKLEWCDREHHRAFVNTLPFATGIRR, encoded by the coding sequence TTGACGACCCAGTCCCACCCGATCGCGCCCCGCCGCACGTACCTGATCGGCCGCGCCCGCCCGAACGCGATCGTCGGCAAGAACCGCGAGACCGGCGAGATCGCCCTGATCATCGCGGGCGCGTTCCTCGGCATGGTGTGCGGCCTGCTGGTGCCGGTGCTGTCGCTGCGGATCGCGACCCTGACCGGTTTCCCGCTGCTGGCGATCGCCGCGGTCTACTTCCCGTACCGCGGCCGTACGTTCTACAAGTGGTTCGAGATCAACCGCAGCTACCGCCGTACGGTCCGCCGGGGCACGACGTACCGCTCCGGCACCGCCGAGGCCGGGACCCGCCTGGACGGCCGCGAGGTGGAGATCGGCCCGCCGCCCGGCATCGGCCGTATCAACTGGCTGACCGCCCCGTTCGGCCCGGACGAGATCGCCGTGCTGCTGCACGCCGACCGCCGCACCGTCACGGCCGCCATCGAGATCGAGGGCCCGGGCGTCGGCCTGCGCGACAGCGAGGACCAGGAGGCCCTCGTCGAGCGGTTCGGCACGCTGCTCAAGCACGTCGCCAACGGGGACGGCTTCGTCACCCGCCTCCAGATGCTGGCCCGTACGCTCCCCGCCGACCCCGACGCGCACGCCAAGGACGTCGCCCAGCGCGGCAACCCCGACTCCCCCGCCTGGCTCCAGGAGTCGTACGACCAGCTCCAGTCCATGGTCTCCACCTCCTCCGAGCAGCACCGCGCCTACCTGGTCGCCTGCATGCACTACACCCGCGAACTGGCCGCCGAGGCGCACACCATGGCGCGCGCCGCGCACCTGCACAACGGCGGCCTGATCCGCAAGAAGCTGGACCGGGACGCGGGCCTGGCCGTCGTCATGGCGCGCGAACTGACCGACATCTGCGCGCGGCTGGCCGAGGCCGACATCCGCGTACGCCAGCCGCTCGGGCAGAGCCGGCTGTCGTCCCTGGTCCACTCCATGTACGACCCGGACCACCCCATCGACCACATCCAGGCGATGAGCCAGCGCAACGCCTGGCCGGCCGAGCTGGACGCGATGGAGCCGACGTACCTCCAGGCCAAGACCCGCGAGTCGGCCACCCGCGCGCCGTGGTGCCACGCCACGGCCTGGGTCAAGGAGTGGCCGCTTACCCCGGTCGGCGTCAACTTCCTGGCACCGTTGCTGGTGCACACTCCCGATGTCATCCGTACGGTGGCGGTCTGCATGGACCTGGAGCCCACCGAGATCGCGATCGAGCGGATGCTGACGGAGAAGACCAACGACGACGCGGAGGCCAGCCGGGCCGCCAAGATGAACCGGGTGGTCGACCCGCGCGACGTGGCCCACCACGGCCGCGTCGACCAGCGCGGCGAGGACCTGGCCTCGGGCGCCGCGGGCGTCAACCTGGTCGGCTACATCACCGTCTCCTCCCGCTCCCCGGAGGCGCTGGCCCGCGACAAGCGCACCATCCGCGCCTCGGCGGGCAAGAGTTACCTCAAACTGGAGTGGTGCGACCGGGAACACCACCGCGCCTTTGTGAACACGCTGCCGTTCGCGACCGGGATCCGCCGCTAA